The following coding sequences are from one Paenibacillus tundrae window:
- a CDS encoding YheC/YheD family protein translates to MSLHDDFKPVIAVLTMHDDQRMFRGNHQNFQDIIQTGESMGYVVYIVTVRDLNVAGSTVKGYIYNKGSGKWTSQSFPLPHVLYNRIPNREDERKPSVQRKIAECMESGIELYNPFFFNKWNLFEWLKKSKSTQNLIPYTRRMRSASALATVLKSYPYLYLKPESGKAGKGIMMLKFQEKDRLPYRLKVQSSRKSTTYKTATLAKLWARIRRETGHTPYIMQQGIELASSRKRPFDLRVLVQKNSKGQWSVTGVGARLAGSRSITTHVPRGGSVEDPEKLLTELFGEELSTTLMKRVKSTSLMIARQVERGSGHTLGEMSMDLGVDDLGEIWFFEANAKPMKFDEPQIRRRSLERIFHYSAYLARQSKR, encoded by the coding sequence ATGAGCCTTCACGATGATTTTAAACCTGTCATTGCCGTGTTGACGATGCATGATGATCAACGGATGTTCAGGGGAAATCATCAAAATTTTCAAGACATTATTCAAACCGGAGAAAGTATGGGGTATGTGGTCTACATCGTGACTGTCCGCGATCTGAATGTGGCTGGCTCCACCGTCAAGGGCTACATCTACAACAAAGGAAGTGGAAAATGGACTTCACAGTCCTTCCCACTTCCCCATGTCCTGTATAATCGCATACCGAACCGGGAGGATGAGCGCAAACCGTCGGTTCAACGTAAAATCGCTGAATGCATGGAATCTGGGATCGAGTTATATAATCCTTTTTTCTTCAACAAGTGGAATCTATTTGAATGGCTCAAGAAGTCGAAATCGACTCAAAACCTAATACCTTATACTCGCCGTATGCGCAGTGCATCCGCACTCGCTACAGTACTCAAATCCTATCCTTATCTATACTTGAAACCCGAAAGCGGCAAAGCGGGAAAAGGCATCATGATGCTCAAGTTTCAAGAGAAGGATCGGCTCCCTTATCGGCTCAAAGTCCAAAGTTCTAGAAAAAGCACCACATACAAAACTGCTACACTCGCCAAGTTGTGGGCTCGCATCCGTAGAGAGACGGGTCATACCCCGTACATTATGCAGCAAGGCATTGAACTCGCATCTTCACGCAAACGCCCTTTCGATCTCCGGGTACTTGTGCAGAAGAATAGTAAAGGTCAATGGAGTGTTACGGGCGTCGGTGCGAGGTTGGCCGGTTCCCGCAGCATCACGACACATGTCCCTCGCGGAGGCAGTGTGGAGGATCCCGAAAAGCTGTTGACTGAGCTCTTCGGTGAGGAGTTAAGCACCACGCTAATGAAGAGGGTGAAATCAACCTCGCTGATGATTGCTAGGCAAGTCGAACGTGGATCGGGGCATACCCTTGGCGAGATGTCCATGGATCTTGGGGTGGATGATCTCGGCGAGATCTGGTTTTTTGAAGCTAATGCAAAGCCTATGAAATTCGATGAACCACAGATCAGACGCAGGTCGCTGGAACGCATTTTCCACTACAGTGCCTATCTTGCCCGTCAGTCCAAACGTTAA